From one Acidibrevibacterium fodinaquatile genomic stretch:
- a CDS encoding mechanosensitive ion channel family protein — MMRALALALLLICAGSWRVGAQTPPPAAPSAPALDRQTAQEVIADLQNPEKRAKLIAALRALAAASGEAHLPPAPTPAAPLALPLAPNSLGAQILVDAAGRLQVGSKRVVQSVQAVTDFQAIGDWLRETATDPQAQARFFAALWRLVLILAIGLAADILAERALRRPRRGLEAVVGGGAEAPPPPGTEAETETEPAIADEPLAAASAARDTPVIAIPLARLPFVLLRFLLELVPSVILLGFVYGLLSTPLAGSASTQVVILAVVDAFVTVQVVMAAVRSLLSPDNPGMRVFGLGDAAALAITRWVRRLIAVSVFGYALAEVGLVFGLDPDAHDALLKIVALIVHVMLVVVVFKNRRLVAGWIAPSEDDGRPLALARKRAARLWHHVAIIAILGLWLVWALGVPDGYRLLLKIGALSVVVLIAGRAARQVVLGALDRMFHVGAEPIAGLEVVPGLAGISARARSYYRLLRAIVSGIITAIILVSLLQTWGFGAFDWFSDGALGERVVSALVTIALVLFFVLVVWEGANELILRQVTRLTSQGHMARASRMRTLLPMIRAALAVVLFLIAAPVALSEIGVNIAPLLAGAGIVGVAIGFGSQKLVQDLITGVFLLLENAMQVGDWVTLAGVSGSVEALSVRTIRLRASDGSVHIIPFSAVTTVSNSNRGLGNAAVNVSVAYKEDTDRVCEALREVAAGMRKDPAFQRGMLSDLQLWGVDKIEGAVVTIAGQIVCTDSARWGVQREFHRRMKKRFEELGIEIANPTQTVLLLTPPGQQAPAQAEPSRQEAAQ; from the coding sequence ATGATGCGTGCGCTGGCTCTCGCTCTGCTTCTGATATGCGCGGGGTCTTGGCGCGTCGGCGCGCAAACGCCGCCGCCGGCGGCACCCAGCGCGCCGGCGCTCGACCGGCAGACCGCGCAAGAAGTGATCGCCGATCTGCAGAACCCCGAGAAGCGCGCGAAGCTGATCGCCGCCCTCCGCGCCCTCGCCGCCGCCTCGGGTGAGGCCCATCTGCCGCCCGCCCCGACGCCGGCGGCGCCGCTCGCCTTACCGCTGGCGCCCAACAGCCTCGGCGCCCAGATCCTGGTCGATGCCGCGGGCCGGCTGCAAGTGGGCTCGAAGCGGGTTGTCCAAAGCGTCCAGGCGGTGACCGATTTCCAGGCGATCGGCGACTGGCTGCGTGAAACCGCGACCGACCCCCAAGCCCAGGCGCGTTTCTTCGCCGCCCTCTGGCGTCTCGTCCTGATCCTCGCGATCGGGCTCGCCGCCGATATCCTCGCCGAACGCGCCTTGCGCCGGCCGCGGCGCGGCCTCGAGGCGGTGGTCGGCGGTGGCGCCGAAGCGCCGCCGCCCCCCGGGACCGAAGCCGAGACCGAGACCGAACCCGCGATCGCCGATGAGCCGCTGGCCGCCGCGTCCGCGGCGAGGGATACGCCGGTGATCGCGATCCCGCTCGCGCGCTTGCCCTTCGTTCTGCTGCGGTTTCTGCTCGAACTGGTGCCCTCGGTCATCCTGCTCGGCTTCGTCTATGGTCTGCTCAGCACGCCGCTCGCCGGCTCGGCCTCGACGCAGGTGGTGATCCTCGCCGTCGTCGATGCCTTCGTCACAGTGCAGGTGGTGATGGCGGCGGTGCGTTCCCTGCTCTCGCCGGACAATCCCGGGATGCGAGTGTTCGGGCTCGGCGATGCCGCCGCGCTCGCGATCACCCGCTGGGTGCGGCGACTGATCGCGGTCAGTGTTTTCGGCTATGCCCTCGCCGAGGTCGGCCTGGTCTTCGGCCTCGACCCGGATGCCCATGACGCGCTGCTCAAGATCGTCGCCCTCATCGTCCACGTCATGCTGGTGGTGGTGGTGTTCAAGAACCGCCGCCTGGTCGCCGGCTGGATCGCGCCGAGCGAGGATGACGGCCGCCCGCTCGCGCTCGCGCGCAAGCGGGCGGCGCGGCTTTGGCATCATGTCGCAATCATCGCCATTCTCGGCCTCTGGCTGGTCTGGGCGCTCGGCGTGCCGGACGGCTATCGCTTACTGCTCAAGATCGGGGCGCTGAGCGTCGTCGTTCTCATCGCCGGGCGAGCGGCGCGGCAAGTCGTGCTCGGCGCCCTCGACCGCATGTTCCATGTCGGCGCCGAACCGATCGCCGGGCTCGAGGTGGTGCCGGGACTGGCCGGCATCTCGGCGCGGGCACGCAGCTATTATCGCCTGTTGCGCGCCATCGTCTCGGGCATCATCACCGCGATCATCCTGGTCTCGCTCCTGCAGACATGGGGGTTCGGCGCCTTCGACTGGTTCAGCGACGGCGCCCTCGGCGAACGGGTGGTCTCGGCGCTGGTGACCATCGCATTGGTCCTGTTTTTCGTGCTCGTGGTGTGGGAGGGGGCCAATGAGCTGATCCTGCGCCAGGTGACGCGTCTCACCAGCCAGGGCCACATGGCGCGGGCGAGCCGCATGCGCACGCTGCTGCCGATGATCCGCGCCGCTCTCGCGGTGGTGTTGTTCCTGATCGCAGCCCCGGTCGCGCTCTCTGAAATCGGCGTCAACATCGCGCCCTTGCTCGCCGGCGCCGGCATCGTCGGCGTCGCCATCGGCTTTGGCTCGCAAAAACTGGTGCAGGATCTGATCACCGGCGTCTTCCTCCTCCTCGAAAACGCGATGCAGGTCGGGGATTGGGTGACGCTGGCCGGGGTTTCGGGCTCGGTCGAGGCGCTTTCGGTGCGCACCATCCGGCTGCGCGCCAGCGACGGCTCGGTGCACATCATCCCCTTCAGCGCGGTGACCACGGTCAGCAACAGCAATCGCGGTCTCGGCAATGCCGCGGTCAATGTCAGCGTCGCCTACAAAGAGGATACCGATCGCGTCTGCGAGGCGCTGCGCGAGGTCGCCGCCGGGATGCGCAAGGATCCCGCCTTTCAGCGCGGCATGTTGAGCGATCTGCAGCTCTGGGGCGTCGATAAGATCGAAGGCGCCGTCGTCACCATCGCCGGCCAAATCGTCTGCACCGACAGCGCCCGCTGGGGGGTGCAGCGCGAGTTCCATCGGCGCATGAAAAAGCGCTTCGAGGAACTCGGCATCGAGATCGCCAATCCGACCCAGACCGTGCTGCTGCTGACCCCGCCGGGTCAGCAGGCGCCGGCGCAAGCCGAACCCTCGCGGCAAGAAGCGGCGCAATGA
- a CDS encoding twin transmembrane helix small protein, with product MSFFLVLVMAGVLGVLVLGIIGVARGGDPRRSNQLMRWRVILQAAALLLLALLLSLGRS from the coding sequence TTGTCGTTTTTTCTGGTTTTGGTGATGGCGGGCGTGCTCGGCGTCCTCGTGCTCGGGATCATCGGGGTCGCGCGTGGCGGCGATCCGCGCCGCTCCAACCAATTGATGCGCTGGCGGGTGATCCTGCAAGCGGCGGCGCTGCTGCTGCTCGCCCTGCTGCTCAGCCTCGGGCGCTCGTGA